One window of Papaver somniferum cultivar HN1 chromosome 9, ASM357369v1, whole genome shotgun sequence genomic DNA carries:
- the LOC113313070 gene encoding zinc finger BED domain-containing protein RICESLEEPER 2-like — MEEGSSSQPLALATSSQMSSAAPTSSTPQSETGGTPQSVPDVSETEVTTPGEGNKKSKQYSDVWVKDFTRLNPLQARCNHCKNTFDAKVRDGTTSLKNHAARCPKNLDRKKGQQSIVLLPPKPGVSAKLVASSYSYDRCRRRLVEFIIKLELPFRIIEAEGLRSLLQEFEPRFPVPSRMTIYRDILEMYIDEKKLLKAYFKANKQRVSLTTDTWTSLNNFNCMCVTIHYVDDKWKLQKRIIMFCLVKGHTGKAIGIMLENCLVDWGLEDVFAVTLDNVNANILAIDYLKTSVIGWTGAVERAAYLHVRCAAHVLALVIRDAILKYNASIKRIRSVVKFVTASPTRLATFKEYCTKERIDSKKGLILDVKTRWNSTYLMLEAAEKCERVFNRLARNDKDFQKKYIFPEDESFALPNIQYILSDIDNSDLGELSSDSSYSSESDSESVNANPRGRKLLLKKKKKKKPKQHAPYAKDWDYAKGLVKCFKVFFDCTAKFSGSTKVTSHIFLWQLAIIHEQLIAFRDTRNPDPYISSLATLIIGKYNKYWDRYEDMNSALFFARILDPREKEGGLEFVLQSLYESDEYRVESIMKKVKEEIVRLFEEYKCMFSTVEEGSSSVAVVDVTPDIMVDDSIEAILESRKKKRRKNPVIDANSELDKYLMDDCVPNNPDFDILAWWKENSTKYKILSHMVKDILAILVSSVASESTFSTGKRVLSHREALCLRGQLRRYSVRRVGNKSLSILIF; from the exons ATGGAAGAAGGTTCATCATCTCAACCTTTGGCTTTGGCTACTTCCAGCCAAATGTCAAGTGCAGCACCAACCTCATCAACACCTCAATCTGAAACTGGTGGGACACCTCAATCTGTACCtgatgtctctgaaactgaagttACAACCCCAGGTGAAGGTAACAAGAAGTCAAAACAGTATTCTGATGTATGGGTGAAAGATTTTACTAGGTTAAATCCTCTTCAAGCAAGATGCAATCATTGTAAAAATACTTTTGATGCAAAGGTTAGGGATGGGACAACTAGTTTGAAGAATCATGCAGCTAGATGTCCTAAGAATCTTGATAGGAAGAAGGGACAACAGAGTATTGTTTTATTACCCCCAAAGCCAGGTGTTAGTGCTAAACTAGTTGCTTCCTCTTATAGTTATGATAGGTGCAGAAGGCGTTTAGTGGAGTTTATAATTAAGCTAGAGTTGCCGTTTAGAATTATTGAAGCAGAGGGTTTAAGGTCTTTGCTTCAAGAGTTTGAGCCTAGATTTCCTGTCCCAAGTCGTATGACAATTTACAGAGACATTTTAGAAATGTATATTGATGAGAAGAAACTGTTGAAAGCATATTTCAAGGCGAACAAACAAAGAGTATCTCTAACAACAGATACATGGACATCGCtgaataatttcaattgtatgtGTGTAACTATTCATTATGTAGATGATAAATGGAAGTTGCAAAAGAGAATTATCATGTTTTGCTTAGTGAAAGGTCATACAGGTAAAGCCATTGGTATCATGCTAGAAAATTGTTTGGTGGATTGGGGACTCGAAGATGTTTTTGCTGTGACTCTTGACAATGTTAATGCTAATATTCTGGCTATTGATTACTTGAAGACTAGTGTAATTGGTTGGACAGGTGCAGTTGAAAGAGCTGCGTACTTACAT GTCAGATGTGCTGCACATGTCCTTGCTCTGGTTATAAGAGATGCAATACTTAAATATAACGCGTCGATTAAGAGGATCAGGTCAGTTGTGAAGTTTGTTACTGCTTCTCCTACTAGGTTGGCTACATTTAAAGAGTATTGTACAAAAGAAAGGATTGACTCCAAGAAAGGTTTGATTTTAGATGTTAAAACCCGTTGGAATAGCACATATTTGATGTTAGAGGCAGCTGAAAAGTGCGAAAGAGTTTTTAATAGGTTAGCAAGGAATGACAAAGACTTCCAAAAGAAGTATATTTTCCCTGAAGATGAATCGTTTGCTTTACCTAATATTCAATATATACTTTCTGATATTGATAATTCTGACCTTGGAGAGTTATCTTCCGACTCTTCATATAGTTCTGAATCTGACAGTGAAAGTGTGAATGCTAATCCAAGAGGAAGGAAGCTAttactgaaaaagaaaaagaagaaaaagcctAAGCAACATGCTCCTTATGCCAAAGATTGGGATTATGCCAAAGGCCTTGTGAAGTGTTTTAAGGTATTCTTTGACTGTACTGCTAAGTTTTCTGGTTCAACAAAGGTTACATCACATATATTCTTATGGCAATTAGCAATCATCCATGAACAATTAATTGCTTTTAGAGATACCAGAAATCCAGATCCTTATATTTCAAGTTTGGCAACTCTTATAATTGGCAAGTACAATAAGTACTGGGATAGGTATGAAGATATGAATTCAGCATTATTTTTTGCCCGAATACTtgatccaagagagaaagaaggtgGGTTAGAGTTTGTGCTTCAGTCTTTGTATGAGAGCGATGAATACAGGGTTGAAAGTATTATGAAAAAGGTAAAGGAAGAAATTGTGAGACTCTTTGAAGAGTATAAGTGTATGTTTTCAACAGTGGAGGAAGGGTCATCTAGTGTTGCTGTTGTGGATGTAACTCCTGATATTATGGTAGATGATTCGATTGAGGCTATTCTTGAGTCAAGGAAGAAAAAGCGTAGAAAAAACCCAGTTATTGATGCAAACTCAGAGTTAGATAAGTATTTGATGGATGATTGTGTTCCAAATAATCCCGATTTTGATATATTGGCTTGGTGGAAAGAAAATAGCACCAAGTATAAAATACTCTCACATATGGTGAAGGATATATTAGCTATACTTGTCTCTTCAGTTGCGTCTGAATCTACATTTAGTACAGGGAAGCGTGTTCTTAGCCATAGAGAAGCTCTTTGTCTGCGAGGACAGTTGAGGCGTTACTCTGTACGCAGAGTTGGTAACAAAAGCCTGTCGATCTTGATTTTCTAA
- the LOC113309274 gene encoding uncharacterized protein LOC113309274, protein MVDSKFSDQEIENWWGLAGEICRLRHVVVKILENLTKFYFNHMMYLNTGGNNVTPMSQVADLEASVVENVSDLIQFQIAYLKIFKPNSSSLRLYTFQRLDKEPGPFLATHYSERQRIQERFDSLIQIREYLDQVYEQLADAIEEDDEALFYTDMLLNSMSQNVKAMKKEIDTMRDHSSSSSCPPPPPSKKISQRHKREQLNVESDNLDLSLLDNVPIPDDWDLEDLHKQTAFEDLQEDAFDIDNLSIPEANHLTKQHQQPQQQQQESDQYNLAASETLPLAVGDYHQPEENQAERVILASDVRVHEGLAGPSVPVADSNQGDQTSSNNETSSANTIDPTFLEALPEDLRAEVLASQLAQPVQATTYTPPSAEDIDPEFLAGLPPDIQDYHQPTPFDGVQEDYCQMFDLVASEPLPLAFGDYLQPDYHQPTPIEDIQEDNGQVYDFAAQISNISNSFIEKLVDLHSLYLELIQSQKVLAKEDYEAVNEKEFALLKIERDLLYALARYINTFQEGEKIKLCMYREEKDAYLVRCWRYPEMLKRRLKKLDKVREAAAELDDRLLGIVVEESTNAPEFDSVELLEFMVQTIKLLKVDIMHNCFDASSVWSTTPASSDSKRAYLDRKLEEDRFMLGDEIESWLKMVPRRDIFQV, encoded by the coding sequence ATGGTTGATTCCAAGTTTTCCGATCAAGAGATCGAAAATTGGTGGGGCTTAGCTGGTGAAATATGTAGACTGAGGCATGTTGTTGTTAAGATTTTGGAAAACCTTACAAAGTTTTATTTCAACCACATGATGTATCTGAATACCGGAGGAAATAATGTCACTCCTATGAGTCAAGTGGCTGATTTGGAAGCTTCCGTAGTAGAGAATGTCTCAGATTTAATTCAATTTCAGATTGCGTATCTAAAAATTTTCAAGCCGAACTCTTCTAGCCTCCGCCTTTACACCTTCCAGAGATTAGACAAGGAACCAGGCCCCTTCCTTGCAACACATTATTCCGAAAGGCAAAGGATACAAGAGCGATTCGACTCTCTGATCCAAATAAGGGAATACCTCGACCAAGTATATGAACAGTTGGCCGATGCtatagaagaagatgatgaagctttgTTCTATACAGACATGCTACTAAATTCAATGTCTCAAAATGTTAAAGCGATGAAGAAAGAGATAGATACAATGAGAGACCACAGTTCATCTTCCTCTtgccctcctcctcctccttccaAGAAGATTAGTCAACGACACAAGAGAGAACAGTTGAATGTTGAGTCTGATAATCTTGATCTTTCTTTACTTGACAATGTTCCAATTCCTGATGATTGGGATCTTGAAGATCTTCATAAACAGACAGCGTTCGAGGATTTACAAGAAGACGCCTTTGATATTGATAACTTGAGCATTCCTGAAGCTAACCACTTGACCAAGCAGCAccaacaaccacaacaacaacagcaggaaTCTGATCAGTATAATTTAGCTGCATCTGAAACTCTTCCCTTGGCTGTTGGCGACTATCATCAACCTGAAGAGAATCAGGCTGAACGTGTTATTCTTGCTTCTGATGTCAGGGTACATGAAGGGCTTGCTGGACCGAGCGTCCCAGTGGCTGATAGTAATCAGGGTGATCAAACCAGTTCTAATAACGAAACATCAAGTGCGAATACTATTGATCCAACCTTTTTGGAGGCACTGCCTGAAGATTTGCGGGCAGAAGTACTGGCTTCCCAGCTTGCCCAACCCGTTCAAGCCACCACATACACACCTCCTTCTGCAGAAGACATTGATCCTGAATTTTTAGCTGGTCTCCCCCCAGATATCCAAGACTATCATCAACCGACACCCTTTGATGGTGTGCAAGAAGATTATTGTCAaatgtttgatttagttgcatctGAACCTCTTCCCTTGGCTTTTGGCGACTATCTTCAACCTGACTATCATCAACCAACACCCATTGAGGATATACAAGAAGACAATGGTCAAGTGTATGATTTTGCTGCTCAAATAAGTAATATTTCGAATTCTTTTATTGAGAAACTGGTAGACTTGCATTCGCTGTATCTTGAGCTtatacaatctcagaaagttCTTGCTAAGGAAGACTATGAGGCGGTAAACGAGAAGGAATTTGCGTTACTAAAGATCGAACGGGATTTATTGTATGCCCTTGCTAGATATATTAATACCTTTCAGGAAGGAGAGAAAATAAAACTTTGTATGTACAGAGAGGAAAAAGATGCATATCTAGTGCGATGTTGGCGCTATCCGGAAATGTTGAAGAGGCGGCTCAAGAAGTTGGACAAAGTAAGGGAAGCTGCTGCAGAATTAGATGATAGATTGCTTGGGATTGTGGTTGAAGAATCCACGAATGCTCCTGAATTTGACTCGGTAGAATTGCTAGAGTTCATGGTTCAAACTATCAAGCTGCTGAAAGTGGATATAATGCATAATTGTTTTGATGCTTCTTCTGTTTGGTCTACTACTCCAGCCTCATCAGACTCTAAAAGAGCATACTTGGACAGGAAATTGGAAGAAGATCGTTTTATGCTTGGTGATGAAATTGAAAGCTGGTTGAAGATGGTTCCAAGGCGGGATATTTTCCAGGTTTAA
- the LOC113313071 gene encoding uncharacterized protein LOC113313071, translating to MKDINVSNFWFVEPGGASGIAGELALICKSNLKVEVIDFSLNHINVIVSPTNNPPSYYGSPYAFTKKAESWKMIENTTSTNQFPWLIMGDFNFILHNLEKFGTHPIDTSEANFELDMVDLGFTGRPFTWSKKRDRPPLIEQRLDRGISTDDWILLYPNTTISNMLDIGSDHHLILLSSNPHWKNGSIPFKFFGPWLEHEDCKKIIAGCWNKTISGSSAYLNAKNLKDIKLQIRFWNKDIYGNIKIHVEELKQ from the coding sequence ATGAAAGACATAAATGTCAGCAACTTCTGGTTTGTTGAGCCAGGAGGGGCAAGTGGCATAGCTGGTGAATTAGCTTTGATATGTAAATCTAATCTAAAAGTAGAAGTTATTGACTTCTCTCTTAACCATATCAATGTTATAGTCAGCCCTACCAATAACCCACCCAGCTATTATGGTAGCCCCTATGCGTTCACAAAAAAAGCTGAATCATGGAAAATGATTGAGAATACAACCTCAACTAATCAGTTTCCTTGGTTGATTATGGGAGACTTCAATTTCATCTTGCATAATTTAGAGAAATTTGGCACTCACCCCATTGACACTTCTGAGGCTAATTTTGAGCTGGACATGGTGGACTTAGGGTTCACGGGACGTCCTTTCACTTGGTCCAAAAAAAGAGATAGGCCTCCTCTAATTGAGCAAAGGCTTGATAGAGGGATTTCTACTGATGATTGGATCCTTCTCTACCCAAACACCACCATATCTAATATGCTGGATATTGGGTCTGATCACCATCTTATCCTTCTTAGCTCCAATCCTCATTGGAAAAATGGTAGCATACCCTTCAAGTTCTTTGGCCCTTGGCTAGAGCATGAGGATTGCAAGAAAATTATAGCTGGGTGCTGGAACAAGACTATATCTGGATCCAGTGCTTATCTCAATGCCAAAAATCTTAAGGATATAAAACTCCAGATAAGATTTTGGAACAAAGATATCTATGGTAACATCAAGATACATGTTGAAGAATTAAAACAATAG